The sequence TATCCGAATTTACGACTCAATTTGCCTGCGAACTGAAAAATTTCGATCCTGCCGATTATATCGATAAAAAAGAACTCCGCAGAATGGATTCATATACTCATTATGCGCTCGCTTCGGCAGCCATGGCTTTGGAAGATTCCGCAATAGACCTCTCCAAGATTAACAAAGAAATGGCGGGCGTGGTGTTCGGAAGCGGCATCGGAGGCATTTGGACTTTTGAAGAACAACATTCTGCATTTGTCAATGGGGGACCCAAAAGAGTAAGTCCGTTCTTTGTTCCCATGATGATTCCCGATATTGCAGCCGGTCACATTTCAATCAAATACGGGTTGAAAGGACCGAACTATGCGACTGTATCCGCATGCGCAACTTCTTCTCATGCAATAGCAGATGCATTTATTCTTATTCAAAGAGGCTCTGCCGATCTGATATTTACAGGCGGATCAGAAGCGCCGATTACTCCGATGTCGATTGCGGGATTTAATTCGGCGCGAGCTCTCTCTACGTGGAACGACCGTTATATGGAGGCTTCCAGACCGTTCGACAAAGACCGCAACGGTTTTGTAATGGGAGAAGGAGGCGGCGTTATTGTACTCGAAGAGCTCGAACACGCGTTGGCAAGAGGCGCCAAAATTTATGCGGAAATTGTCGGCGTCGGATTAACCGGCGACGCTTATCACATTACGGCTCCCGCTCCGAATGGCGAAGGAGCTGCCCGCGCCATGAAAGAAGCCCTTCGCGACGCAGATGTAAAACCCGAAGAAGTCGATTATATCAACGCTCACGGCACTTCGACAGAATTGAACGATATCAACGAGACAAAAGCTATTAAATCGGTCTTTGGCGATCATGCTTACAAATTGAACGTCAGCTCCACTAAATCGATGACGGGGCATTTGCTCGGCGCCGCAGGAGCCGTTGAAGCAATCGCCACAATATTAGCAATAAAAAACAGCTCTATTCCGCCGACAATTAACCTTGAAGAACCCGATCCCGAGTGCGATTTGAATTATACGCCGAAGAAGCCCGTAAACAGAGAAATTAAATATGCGATCAGCAACACTTTCGGATTCGGAGGTCATAACGCCAGTCTGTTGTTTAAAAAGTTCGAAGGATAATCTTGTTTGGAAGGTTTATCAAAAATATTTTTTCCCGCAAGGAACGAAAATATATAAAAGATTATCTGTTCGACATCGAACTGCTTGAAAGCATTTTGGGCTTCAAAGTAAAAAACGCAGAATACTACATTAAAGCTCTAACCCACAGATCGTATCTCGAGCTTTTTCCGGAACTCGAAAAATCCAACGAACGACTCGAATTCCTCGGCGACGCTGTCCTCAATATGGTTGTGGCCGAATATTTGTTTCGTACATATTCCACTCAGGAAGAAGGCTTTCTTACCAAAGTGCGCTCCACAATTGTAAACAGAGCCAATTTGTTCGCATGCGCGGAATACCTCGGAATTGTCAGGCTTTTACTCTATAACCAAAAATATATCGACCAGACCGCGGAAGGAATGAAAACAATTTTATCCGACGCTATCGAAGCTCTGATAGGCGCCATTTATCTGGACAGGGGATTAAAATACGCGAAACAGTTTATTTTAAGAGCCGTAATTTTACCGTCTAAAGAACACGGGAATATATTGAAAGACCAAAATTATAAAGGACAATTGCTCGAACTTACCCATTCGAAGAAAATCAGCTCGCCCAGATACGTCGTTGTTAGCGAAACAGGACCGCAGCACGACAAGGAATTTGTTGTGGATGTTTTTGTGAATAACGAAAAACTCGGCAGCGGTAAAGGGAAGAACAAAAAAACCGCAGAACAAAACGCCGCGAAGGACGCCCTCTCGAAAATTAAAGACGCCCCCTCTTCATCTTAATACTTTTAACTATATTAGCTATGCTAAATAATTTATAATTTCCATTAAAGAGAGTAATAAATATGGAGACCCCATTAT comes from Melioribacter roseus P3M-2 and encodes:
- the rnc gene encoding ribonuclease III, translated to MFGRFIKNIFSRKERKYIKDYLFDIELLESILGFKVKNAEYYIKALTHRSYLELFPELEKSNERLEFLGDAVLNMVVAEYLFRTYSTQEEGFLTKVRSTIVNRANLFACAEYLGIVRLLLYNQKYIDQTAEGMKTILSDAIEALIGAIYLDRGLKYAKQFILRAVILPSKEHGNILKDQNYKGQLLELTHSKKISSPRYVVVSETGPQHDKEFVVDVFVNNEKLGSGKGKNKKTAEQNAAKDALSKIKDAPSSS
- the fabF gene encoding beta-ketoacyl-ACP synthase II, with amino-acid sequence MQKRRVVITGMGAVTPIGNNIKDFWEGLISGKNGAGKITKFDVSEFTTQFACELKNFDPADYIDKKELRRMDSYTHYALASAAMALEDSAIDLSKINKEMAGVVFGSGIGGIWTFEEQHSAFVNGGPKRVSPFFVPMMIPDIAAGHISIKYGLKGPNYATVSACATSSHAIADAFILIQRGSADLIFTGGSEAPITPMSIAGFNSARALSTWNDRYMEASRPFDKDRNGFVMGEGGGVIVLEELEHALARGAKIYAEIVGVGLTGDAYHITAPAPNGEGAARAMKEALRDADVKPEEVDYINAHGTSTELNDINETKAIKSVFGDHAYKLNVSSTKSMTGHLLGAAGAVEAIATILAIKNSSIPPTINLEEPDPECDLNYTPKKPVNREIKYAISNTFGFGGHNASLLFKKFEG